A portion of the Coturnix japonica isolate 7356 chromosome 4, Coturnix japonica 2.1, whole genome shotgun sequence genome contains these proteins:
- the BTC gene encoding probetacellulin yields MRARTSREAAPGMCHPLGTRNPARQPGAPREGVRAGASEPPSRSARADPPGVRARRSAPGVPPQVSAPLGGEGGEGGDRAAPAPPRPVPPRRSHRAPGTGQAEAAALMETAAVPVPGGGPGPLLLCLALASGLALFSCVGADANVTEGLPCEGCAGNVTQLRRRGHFSRCPEEYRHYCVKGRCRFLVAEAAPACVCERGYTGARCEQVDIFYLRGDRGQIVVISLIAAVVTLIVFVVCVCLCAHHCRKQRRKRKEEEMETLNKNAPSRSEDVLETDVA; encoded by the exons ATGCGGGCGCGGACGAGCCGGGAGGCCGCCCCGGGGATGTGCCACCCTCTTGGCACCCGCAACCCCGCACGGCAGCCCGGGGCTCCGCGTGAGGGTGTTCGGGCGGGCGCGAGCGAACCCCCGTCCCGCAGCGCTCGGGCCGATCCGCCCGGGGTGAGAGCGAGGAGATCCGCTCCGGGGGTCCCACCGCAGGTTTCCGCGCCgctggggggagagggaggagaaggaggagacagagccgcccccgccccgccccgtcccgtcccgccccgccgcAGCCACCGGGCACCGGGCACCGGGCAGGCGGAGGCTGCGGCGCTCATGGAAACGGCGGCGGTCCCGGTCCCGGGCGGCGGTCCCGGccccctgctgctgtgcctggccCTCGCCTCCG GCCTGGCACTTTTCAGCTGCGTGGGTGCCGATGCCAACGTGACCGAGGGGCTGCCCTGCGAGGGCTGTGCAG GTAACGTGACGCAGCTGCGGCGGCGGGGACACTTCTCGCGGTGCCCCGAGGAGTACCGGCACTACTGCGTCAAGGGGCGATGCCGCTTCCTCGTGGCCGAGGCGGCGCCGGCCTGCGT ATGCGAGCGAGGATACACGGGGGCGCGGTGTGAGCAAGTGGACATCTTCTACCTGCGAGGAGACCGGGGCCAGATCGTGGTCATCTCCCTCATCGCCGCCGTCGTCACCCTCATCGTCTTTGTCGTCTGCGTCTGTCTCTGTGCTCA CCACTGTCGGAAGCAGcgcaggaagaggaaggaagaggagatggAGACGCTGAACAAGAACGCGCCCTCGAGGAGCGAAGACGTGCTGGAGACGGACGTTGCGTGA
- the PARM1 gene encoding prostate androgen-regulated mucin-like protein 1: protein MPPPASSLRLSLPPSSAARAAGTMGCCCRLLLALLLLLPAGLGDDPVALSLAPFPVVGTSAGPGSGGTSVPTAAPHQSTPLTAEGPTSNGVSPEVGGRNESTTAILSTASTPTNTVTAADSLSVAPSSVPPTLETVLSPWTAHSSLARGTTDLGTNPSPVGTPASFSSSSPDSSTLHSSPGTALLSPAISTQPSALMKDVPSPGTMAVSSLAMEPTSPSETVASPTKGMAEEGKSTPSTGVTIEEVPHALSAGSIVAITVTVIVVVVLVFGAAAYLKIRHSSYGRLLDDHDYGSWGNYNNPLYDDS, encoded by the exons aTGCCTCCCCCCGCCTCCTCCCTCCGTCTCTCCCTCCCTCCGTCCTCGGCTGCTCGCGCCGCCGGGAccatgggctgctgctgccgcctCCTCCtcgccctcctcctcctcctgcccgcAG GACTTGGTGATGACCCTGTAGCACTGTCCCTTGCTCCCTTCCCAGTGGTGGGGACATCAGCAGGGCCAGGCTCAGGGGGCACGTCtgtccccacagcagctccccatCAGTCTACACCTCTGACCGCTGAGGGACCCACCAGTAATGGAGTGTCCCCTGAGGTGGGTGGCCGCAATGAGAGCACCACGGCCATTCTGTCCACTGCCTCCACCCCCACAAACACTGTCACTGCAGCAGACAGCCTATCAGTGGCCCCCAGTTCGGTGCCACCAACCCTGGAGACGGTCTTGAGTCCTTGGACAGCACATTCCAGCCTGGCGAGAGGCACGACAGATTTGGGGACAAATCCCAGCCCTGTGGGCACACCTGcatccttctcctcttcctcccctgacagcagcaccctgcactcATCCCCTGGGACAGCATTGCTCTCACCAGCCATCTCCACCCAGCCATCGGCACTGATGAAGGATGTCCCTTCCCCAGGGACAATGGCTGTGTCAAGCCTGGCCATGGAGCCAACATCCCCCTCAGAGACTGTGGCCAGCCCCACCAAAGGCATGGCTGAAGAAGGCAAAAGCACTCCCTCGACTGGTGTCACCATAGAAGAGGTCCCACATGCCTTGAGTGCAG gcagcatcGTGGCCATAACCGTGACGGTCATcgtggtggtggtgctggtCTTTGGGGCGGCAGCGTACCTCAAGATCAG